The Leclercia adecarboxylata region ATGAAGGACATCGCTGGTATCGCCGCGCAGGGTATCGCGAATGAGATGATAACTCTCCCAGGTTTTTTGCATCTCAGGAGAGCGAGAGAGCTCGTTGAGCATCTCACTGTCCAGCGTTTCACCATCCATTAAAGCGGAAAGTTGTTCTTTCTGCATGCCTAATACCTTTTCCAGTATCCCGCTATCGTCAACGCCTGATTAGCGGTTGAACTTTATTATCAATAGCTTCTCGCGCACGAAATATCCGTGAACGAACCGTACCGACCGGGCAATCCATGATAGCGGCTATCTCTTCATAGCTCAGGCCATCTAACTCCCGCAACGTAATTGCCATGCGTAAATCTTCCGGGAGCGACTCGATGGTGCGAAAAACTATTTGTCTCAGTTCTTCTGACAACATTAAGTTCTCAGGGTTCGAAATTTCTTTCAACGCACCGCCGCTTTCAAAATTCTCTGCGTCGATAGCGTCCACATCGCTTGAAGGCGGACGACGGCCCTGAGCGACGAGGTAGTTCTTCGCCGTATTGACGGCAATACGATACAGCCAGGTATAAAAAGCACTATCCCCCCGGAAAGATTCCAGCGCGCGATAGGCCTTAATGAAAGACTCTTGCACCACATCAGGAACATCTCCTGAAGGTACATAGCGGGACACCAGACTCGCCACCTTATGCTGGTAGCGCACCACCAGTAGGTTAAAGGCTTTCTGATCTCCCTTCTGGACCCGTTCAACCAGAATCTGGTCCGTTAACTGCTCGCTCATCCGAGGTAATGTCTCCCCAAACCTAAAATCCACGCGTTATCGAAACGCCACTCCAAACACTGCACTGTGAGCAAGCAGTTGCTTTGAGGGTCTTTTCTTTAAATAGTTCCGTCACGCCTTTGTTTTTGTTAATCACGTCGCAGACCGTTCATTTTCTATCATTATAAGTCTGATAACGATACGCACCCAGTTTCTGATAAGAAATGGTATTTTCCCGCTTGCAGGGTAACGCAAGACGGGCTTTATTTCACCACAAAATCTGAAGCTAACGATCTGCTTCGCAAAATATTTTGGCATTTTTTAACGCTCCCCTCTTCCCGGGTCCTGTTTAGCCATTGCAACCAACATTAAAAAAATACGTGCGATTCATCGCATTCAGGTGCTATGCTGACTAAACACTGTTTAGTAAATTAAACACACATCATGAACGCAATTTCCGAACTCTCCTGTGACGTACTGATTATCGGCAGCGGTGCAGCCGGCCTTTCACTGGCGCTGCGACTCGCCCCACACCAGAAAGTGATTGTCCTCAGCAAAGGTCCTGTCAGTGAAGGCTCTACCTTCTATGCCCAGGGCGGAATTGCCGCAGTGTTTGATGAAACTGACAGTATCGACTCCCATGTGGAAGATACCCTGATTGCAGGCGGCGGGATTGTGGACAGACACGCTGCAGAGTTTGTCGCCAGCAATGCCCGACACTGCGTGCAGTGGCTCATCGATCAGGGCGTGCTGTTCGATACGCACGTTCAGCCGAACGGAGAAGAGAGCTATCACCTGACGCGTGAGGGTGGACACAGCCATCGCCGGATCCTGCATGCAGCCGATGCTACCGGTAAGGAAGTCGAAACGACGCTGGTCAGCCAGGCGTTAAACCATCCAAACATTCAGGTGCTGGAACGCAGCAATGCGGTAGATTTGATCATCTCCGACAAGATCGGTCTGCCGGGGACGCGCCGTGTCGTCGGTGCCTGGGTCTGGAACCGAAATAAAGAGAAGGTAGAAACCTGTCGCGCAAAATCGGTGGTACTGGCGACCGGGGGAGCCTCTAAGGTGTATCAGTACACCACTAACCCGGATATTTCTTCAGGCGACGGCATTGCCATGGCCTGGCGCGCGGGCTGCCGCGTTGCCAATCTGGAATTCAACCAGTTCCATCCCACCGCCTTATACCATCCCCAGGCACGTAACTTTTTACTGACCGAAGCGTTACGCGGCGAAGGGGCGCACTTAAAACGCCCGGACGGCACTCGCTTTATGCAGGACTTCGACGAGCGCGGCGAACTGGCTCCGCGTGACGTTGTTGCCCGCGCCATTGACCATGAGATGAAGCGCCTCGGCGTGGATTGTATGTATCTGGACATCAGCCATAAACCCGCAGACTTTGTGCGCCAGCACTTCCCGACCATCTATGAAAAACTGCTGGGACTCGGCATCGACATCACCAAAGAGCCGATGCCTGTGGTGCCTGCGGCGCACTATACCTGCG contains the following coding sequences:
- the rseD gene encoding rpoE leader peptide RseD, whose amino-acid sequence is MQCLEWRFDNAWILGLGRHYLG
- the rpoE gene encoding RNA polymerase sigma factor RpoE, which encodes MSEQLTDQILVERVQKGDQKAFNLLVVRYQHKVASLVSRYVPSGDVPDVVQESFIKAYRALESFRGDSAFYTWLYRIAVNTAKNYLVAQGRRPPSSDVDAIDAENFESGGALKEISNPENLMLSEELRQIVFRTIESLPEDLRMAITLRELDGLSYEEIAAIMDCPVGTVRSRIFRAREAIDNKVQPLIRR
- the nadB gene encoding L-aspartate oxidase, with amino-acid sequence MNAISELSCDVLIIGSGAAGLSLALRLAPHQKVIVLSKGPVSEGSTFYAQGGIAAVFDETDSIDSHVEDTLIAGGGIVDRHAAEFVASNARHCVQWLIDQGVLFDTHVQPNGEESYHLTREGGHSHRRILHAADATGKEVETTLVSQALNHPNIQVLERSNAVDLIISDKIGLPGTRRVVGAWVWNRNKEKVETCRAKSVVLATGGASKVYQYTTNPDISSGDGIAMAWRAGCRVANLEFNQFHPTALYHPQARNFLLTEALRGEGAHLKRPDGTRFMQDFDERGELAPRDVVARAIDHEMKRLGVDCMYLDISHKPADFVRQHFPTIYEKLLGLGIDITKEPMPVVPAAHYTCGGVMVDDHGRTDVDGLYAIGEVSYTGLHGANRMASNSLLECLVYGWSAAEDIAKRMPYARQAENLPPWDESRVENPDELVVIQHNWHELRLFMWDYVGIVRTTKRLERALRRITMLQQEIDEYYAHFRVSNNLLELRNLVQVAELIVRCAMMRKESRGLHYTLDYPEQREDSGPSVLSPLAHINK